The following are encoded in a window of Cucurbita pepo subsp. pepo cultivar mu-cu-16 chromosome LG12, ASM280686v2, whole genome shotgun sequence genomic DNA:
- the LOC111807643 gene encoding serine/threonine-protein kinase Nek4 encodes MEQYEILEQIGKGSFGSALLVRHKLEKKRYVLKKIRLARQTDRTRRSAHQEMELISKARNPFIVEYKDSWVEKGCFVCIVIGYCEGGDMAEAIKRVNGVHFPEEKLCRWLVQLLMALDYLHCNHILHRDVKCSNIFLTRDQDIRLGDFGLAKMLTSGDLASSVVGTPSYMCPELLADIPYGSKSDIWSLGCCIHEMAAHKPAFKAFDMQSLINKINKSIVAPLPTMYSGAFRGLVKSMLRKNPELRPSAAELLNHPHLQPYVLKVHLKLNSPRRSTFPLQRSDTNYIKKTRFVEPGSGGLKTFREKRLSFSNDRALNPSVSTMDEESQCSSRRSQQLPSYLNKKFEELSVGSCADKESDVDQSRTSKFPTTSKTPRLTNAKPSATPKKQTISSKFSPANFNPIPASHTPARRSSHSTRRASLPLSTKAAGFGTPYRSNTGLLHGMNSQDISVNAPRIDKIAEFPLVSSEDPLLYIRGTSSTSAQCSANSQDFTNCSITKDKCTVQVVDKTTTTPSSYRVPGNGSDYFDHNPAVASSSRLSFESRQRRFDTSSYQQRAEALEGLLEFSAKLLQQERFEELGVLLKPFGPEKVSPRETAIWLAKSFKEATV; translated from the exons ATGGAGCAGTATGAAATTCTAGAGCAGATTGGCAAGGGTTCTTTCGGCTCTGCTCTTCTTGTAAGACataaacttgaaaagaaaag GTATGTCCTCAAGAAGATTCGTCTTGCTCGCCAGACTGATAGAACAAGAAGGTCAGCTCATCAGGAG atggAGCTTATATCTAAAGCACGCAACCCCTTTATTGTGGAGTATAAAGATTCTTGGGTAGAAAAG GGCTGTTTCGTGTGTATTGTGATAGGATATTGTGAAGGAGGGGACAT GGCTGAGGCTATAAAAAGAGTCAATGGTGTTCATTTTCCTGAAGAG AAACTTTGTAGGTGGCTTGTTCAACTTCTTATGGCTCTTGATTACCTTCATTGCAACCATATTCTTCACCGTGATGTCAAG TGTTCAAATATATTCTTGACAAGAGATCAAGACATACGCCTAG GTGATTTTGGCCTTGCTAAAATGTTGACCTCGGGTGACCTTGCTTCCTCT GTTGTGGGTACTCCAAGTTACATGTGCCCTGAGCTTCTTGCCGACATACCTTATGGTTCAAAGTCAGATATATGGTCTCTTG GATGTTGCATACATGAAATGGCTGCTCACAAACCAGCGTTTAAAGCCTTC GATATGCAATCCTTgatcaataaaattaacaaatccATCGTGGCTCCACTTCCAACCATGTATTCGGGTGCATT TCGAGGGCTTGTCAAAAGCATGCTGAGGAAAAATCCGGAGCTCCGACCAAGT GCCGCTGAATTACTCAATCATCCACATCTCCAGCCCTACGTTCTTAAGGTTCACCTTAAGTTGAATAGCCCAAGGCGAAGTACTTTTCCTCTTCAACGGTCTGATACAAACTACATCAAGAAAACAAGATTTGTAGAGCCAGGATCTGGTGGCTTAAAAACTTTCAGAGAGAAGAGACTGTCTTTTAGCAATGACAGGGCATTGAATCCCAGCGTCTCCACGATGGACGAAGAGTCACAATGTTCCTCTCGAAGATCACAGCAGTTGCCCAGCTATTTGAATAAAAAGTTTGAGGAATTATCTGTTGGTAGTTGTGCTGACAAAGAAAGTGATGTTGATCAATCAAGAACCTCAAAGTTTCCAACAACTTCGAAAACCCCAAGGTTGACTAATGCTAAGCCTTCTGCTACACCCAAAAAGCAGACAATCTCATCAAAGTTTTCACCTGCAAACTTCAATCCT ATTCCAGCATCCCATACTCCAGCTAGAAGATCTTCACATTCAACTCGCAGGGCATCTCTTCCACTGTCAACAAAAGCTGCAGGCTTTGGCACCCCTTATAGATCGAACACTGGGCTGCTTCACGGCATGAACTCCCAAGATATCTCTGTCAATGCCCCTAGAATCGATAAGATTGCAGAATTCCCCTTGGTTTCTTCCGAGGATCCTCTCCTATACATCCGTGGCACATCATCTACATCAGCACAGTGCTCTGCCAACTCACAAGATTTCACCAACTGCTCGATTACAAAGGACAAGTGCACTGTCCAGGTCGTGGACAAAACCACCACAACGCCATCCAGCTATAGAGTTCCTGGGAATGGAAGTGATTACTTCGACCACAATCCAGCAGTCGCCTCTTCAAGCCGTTTATCCTTCGAGTCACGGCAACGACGGTTCGACACCTCGTCGTACCAGCAACGAGCGGAGGCACTGGAAGGGCTCCTCGAGTTCAGTGCTAAATTACTCCAACAAGAGAGGTTTGAAGAGCTTGGGGTGTTGCTGAAACCCTTCGGACCTGAGAAAGTTTCTCCCAGGGAAACTGCCATATGGTTGGCCAAGAGCTTTAAGGAGGCAACAGTATAA